In a single window of the Pongo abelii isolate AG06213 chromosome 1, NHGRI_mPonAbe1-v2.0_pri, whole genome shotgun sequence genome:
- the LOC100433011 gene encoding spermatogenesis-associated protein 21-like — translation MRLGLPLGPEKRPRHRDAFEKGPSELRTQEQRPPARPGKKQSSWVPQEGSQELQAGQDQSELGFLPSWVPEVPEGLQQLGSRKEIKGQQGRQRNRGTGEDQPPESCQGSGYQSTLGHQADMVQPAEPCCRLASRGQPLGGRHPKEAGVPHIRPQEAPPEPSPGGHGDSSQEAMPPMSIVAPEEKTANPFLPSTPGPKKPKGGSEAVETQPAPGPLPPPSKPHLLRRRSKIFTKSHKALCLATLV, via the exons atgcgt ctgggcctCCCGTTGGGCCCAGAGAAGAGGCCCAGACACAGAGATGCATTCGAGAAGGGGCCTTCAGAgctcagaacccaggagcagaggccTCCAGCAAGACCAGG GAAGAAACAGTCCTCTTGGGTCCCCCAGGAAGGGTCCCAGGAGCTGCAAGCAGGCCAGGATCAGAGTGAGCTGGGGTTTCTGCCTTCCTGGGTTCCTGAAGTACCTGAAGGGCTGCAGCAGCTGGGCTCCAGAAAGGAGATCAAGGGCCAGCAGGGGAGGCAACGAAATCGGGGAACCGGGGAGGatcagcctcctgagagctgcCAG GGCTCCGGATATCAATCCACCCTCGGTCACCAGGCAGACATGGTGCAGCCAGCAGAGCCTTGCTGCCGCTTGGCCAGCCGTGGCCAGCCACTGGGAGGCAGGCACCCCAAGGAGGCAGGTGTCCCACACATCAGGCCACAGGAGGCTCCGCCAGAGCCCAGCCCAGGAGGACATGGGGACAGCTCTCAGGAAGCAATGCCCCCAATGTCCATCGTGGCTCCAGAGGAAAAGACAGCCAACCCCTTCCTGCCATCCACGCCTGGACCTAAAAAACCAAAAGGAGG GAGTGAGGCTGTGGAGACCCAGCCAGCACCGGGGCCTCTTCCTCCACCA TCCAAGCCTCATCTTCTTAGAAGAAGATCCAAAATCTTCACCAAGAGCCATAAAGCCCTGTGTCTAGCCACTCT